AGATACTTGTATACGAAGCAGTCCCGCCTACCCTTCTTGTTTGAAAGATACTCCGCTATCAGCCGCAGCGTCCTACGCTCCGACTCGCTGAACGCAGCTAGCTCATACACCGCCTGCGTGGTCATGATAACAGCCTCACTATCTTCACGTCACGCGCTATCTCCTTCGGCGTCTCCAGCCTCAGGTACAGCTCCAACGCCTTCCTGATGACCTCGCTCCTGGTCACGCCCTTTAGGCGTGCGAAGCTGTCGAGCCTGTCGAACAGCTCCTCATCCACCTTGAACGTCACGACCCGCACAACCATCACCCCTCTTCTTCAAGCTCGTCGTAGATGCGCTCCGCCAGCCACTTCATGTATGATATGAACGCGCCCTCATCGCTGGTTTCGAACTCGGCCTCGTCGAAGAACGCGCCGTTCCTGCTGACGTCCACGTATATCCCGTGCCTGGTCACAGCCACGGAGATAACGAACCTCG
The window above is part of the Pyrodictium delaneyi genome. Proteins encoded here:
- a CDS encoding ribbon-helix-helix protein, CopG family, translated to MRVVTFKVDEELFDRLDSFARLKGVTRSEVIRKALELYLRLETPKEIARDVKIVRLLS